In Clostridium sp., one DNA window encodes the following:
- a CDS encoding cell wall-binding repeat-containing protein — protein MCTKRVRTIIGAVLMSLNWPEGSDNVVLVSGEGYADAVSASVLDKKLDAPILLTTPDTLSSDTRTALDALKPKNIYIVGGEGFSDVLSAAPAAAAKDEILLLADNDKTSTKSTIDFIKANNSKVTVIGTSNIINDDMYKTFGAAQRVDGEVYRFATNLNVLNNFKEIFKTDKLYIANASSATPDNLYADVLAASAVAGKYSAPLVLVDTEGSSATTDAIAYIRNNTADSTDLQI, from the coding sequence ATGTGCACAAAAAGAGTAAGAACAATTATTGGAGCCGTACTTATGTCCTTGAACTGGCCTGAGGGGAGTGATAATGTAGTGCTGGTGTCTGGCGAAGGTTATGCGGATGCAGTAAGTGCTTCAGTATTGGACAAGAAACTGGATGCACCAATACTTTTAACCACACCTGACACACTGAGCTCGGATACCAGGACAGCACTTGATGCATTGAAACCAAAAAACATATATATTGTTGGTGGGGAGGGCTTTTCAGACGTTCTCTCAGCAGCACCAGCAGCTGCTGCAAAAGATGAAATATTACTTTTAGCTGATAATGATAAAACTTCAACTAAATCGACAATTGATTTTATAAAAGCAAATAATTCGAAAGTCACGGTTATTGGAACTTCGAATATAATAAATGATGATATGTACAAAACTTTCGGAGCAGCTCAGAGGGTAGATGGAGAAGTATACAGATTTGCAACAAACTTGAATGTATTGAACAATTTCAAAGAAATTTTCAAGACTGATAAATTATATATTGCAAATGCAAGTTCAGCTACACCGGATAATCTGTATGCAGATGTATTGGCAGCTTCAGCAGTTGCCGGAAAGTATTCAGCACCACTGGTATTAGTTGACACTGAAGGTTCAAGTGCAACAACAGATGCAATAGCGTATATCAGGAATAATACTGCAGACAGTACTGATTTGCAAATCTAA
- a CDS encoding IS110 family transposase, whose protein sequence is MFKIFRKNCCGLDVHKTWIYACIGITDTNGRTEYKQARFSSFSKGLKELAEWLAKYSCLDVCMESSGKYWIPVFNILEKTCFVTLAHPKYTKPQKGNKTDVKDARWICDLFMCDMIKPSFIPSPEVRQLRDLIRYRFKLTNMLSGEKNRAQNCLTVSNLKLDDVFSDVFGKSSRSITNYMLDHPGERFDVAPFVDGRCKTPLEEIQSAVDGAISPEQAVKLRQCLAHIDELEAHRQEIEQEILLIAEPFSAVLDFLYTIPGLDKNSMTAIVILSEIGPDMSVFPSSKHLVSWAGCCPRNDQSAGKVKSTRISRAGCYLKPLLVQLASALIKSKKHPEFKERYHRIKTHRGHKKAIIAVCKMLLTAIWNILSKLEPYTPEGFLEHRPVKESKILTRSQALELFRKRGYTIIDDPVVTA, encoded by the coding sequence ATGTTTAAAATCTTTCGTAAAAACTGCTGTGGACTTGATGTCCACAAAACCTGGATCTATGCCTGCATCGGAATTACCGATACCAATGGACGTACTGAGTACAAACAGGCTCGTTTTTCTTCCTTTTCTAAAGGTCTAAAAGAATTAGCTGAATGGCTTGCTAAATACTCCTGTTTGGATGTCTGTATGGAATCCTCCGGCAAGTATTGGATTCCTGTATTCAACATCCTTGAGAAAACCTGTTTTGTTACCCTTGCACATCCGAAATATACAAAGCCTCAAAAAGGAAATAAAACCGATGTCAAGGATGCCAGATGGATCTGTGATCTTTTTATGTGCGATATGATCAAACCAAGCTTTATTCCTTCCCCTGAAGTTCGTCAGCTGCGTGACCTGATACGTTATCGCTTTAAGCTGACAAATATGCTGTCCGGTGAAAAGAACCGTGCCCAGAACTGTCTTACTGTCTCAAATCTAAAGCTTGATGATGTTTTCAGCGATGTATTTGGTAAATCTTCCAGATCTATCACCAACTACATGCTCGACCATCCGGGTGAACGCTTTGACGTTGCTCCTTTTGTCGATGGACGTTGTAAAACTCCGCTTGAAGAAATACAGTCAGCTGTCGATGGTGCCATTTCCCCTGAGCAGGCTGTCAAACTCCGACAATGTCTCGCACACATCGACGAGCTTGAAGCCCACAGACAGGAAATTGAGCAGGAGATCCTTCTGATTGCAGAACCCTTCTCCGCTGTTTTGGATTTTCTTTACACGATTCCAGGGTTAGATAAAAATTCGATGACCGCTATTGTCATTCTCTCTGAGATTGGTCCCGATATGTCGGTGTTCCCGTCATCCAAACATCTGGTTTCCTGGGCTGGTTGTTGCCCACGTAACGACCAAAGTGCTGGTAAAGTGAAATCCACACGTATTTCTCGTGCTGGTTGTTATTTGAAGCCTCTTCTTGTTCAGCTTGCCAGCGCATTAATAAAATCCAAAAAGCATCCTGAATTCAAAGAGAGGTATCACAGAATCAAAACCCACAGGGGACACAAAAAGGCTATCATTGCTGTTTGCAAGATGCTTCTGACCGCTATCTGGAACATCTTAAGCAAACTGGAGCCATATACTCCGGAAGGGTTTTTGGAGCATCGCCCTGTCAAGGAATCCAAGATTCTGACAAGGTCACAAGCTCTGGAACTGTTCAGGAAAAGAGGTTACACAATAATTGATGATCCTGTTGTGACTGCGTAA
- a CDS encoding PPK2 family polyphosphate kinase, with protein sequence MNKFIIESQQQIDLRTFDPNDTDGLSKDSINEEYLNLQKKFAHLQDIFYASKKFALLIVLQGIDCSGKDGSTRKLLTGINPNGFRVESFKEPTQEELGHDYLWRIHKSVPQRGIITIFNRSYYEDVLVTRVHGLIDDNTAFNRFKEINMFEKFLVNNNTVIIKFFLHISKDFQKKKLEDRLEIPEKHWKFSASDLKERKFWNKYQQYYEDLLCNCSTDEAPWNIVPANKRWFRDYIVLKTTVNVLNNLKLKYPDIDENIKELINKVKESN encoded by the coding sequence ATGAATAAATTTATAATTGAGTCACAACAGCAAATTGATTTGAGAACTTTTGATCCTAACGATACTGATGGATTATCAAAGGATTCCATTAATGAAGAATACTTAAATTTACAAAAGAAGTTTGCACACCTTCAGGATATTTTCTATGCTTCCAAAAAATTTGCACTGCTTATAGTACTGCAGGGAATAGACTGCAGTGGCAAGGATGGAAGTACCAGGAAACTACTCACCGGAATAAATCCCAATGGATTCAGAGTAGAAAGCTTTAAAGAGCCAACTCAAGAAGAATTAGGGCACGATTATCTTTGGAGAATACACAAATCAGTTCCCCAAAGGGGCATCATAACCATTTTTAACAGATCATATTATGAAGATGTACTGGTTACACGCGTACACGGGCTTATAGATGATAATACAGCTTTTAATAGATTCAAAGAAATAAATATGTTTGAAAAATTTCTTGTAAACAACAATACTGTAATAATAAAATTTTTTCTGCATATATCAAAGGACTTTCAGAAGAAAAAATTAGAAGATAGATTGGAGATTCCAGAAAAGCACTGGAAATTTTCAGCATCAGATCTTAAGGAGAGAAAGTTTTGGAATAAGTACCAGCAATATTACGAAGACTTGCTATGTAATTGCAGTACCGATGAAGCTCCATGGAATATTGTTCCTGCCAATAAAAGATGGTTTAGAGACTATATTGTGTTAAAAACTACGGTGAATGTACTTAATAATCTAAAGTTAAAATATCCAGATATAGATGAAAATATAAAAGAGCTCATAAATAAAGTTAAGGAAAGCAATTAG
- a CDS encoding response regulator transcription factor — translation MRGHTVLVVDDDKDILDIIKIYLQNDRFEVITACDGGAAIEKLKEQDVDLIILDIMMPGQDGLHTCLEIRKEKKIPIIMLSAKDDPSSKILGLDIGADDYMTKPFNPLELVARVRSQIRRYSEFNGESTQNKSKIIIDDLLIDNESHQVYVGGNPVELTPIEFSILKVLAENRGRVLSTEIIYENVWNEPFYNSKNTVAVHIRNIRGKIEINPEKPEYIKVVWGVGYRIDK, via the coding sequence ATGAGGGGACACACTGTATTGGTAGTAGATGATGACAAGGATATTCTGGATATAATAAAAATTTATCTCCAGAATGACAGGTTTGAGGTGATTACTGCTTGCGACGGAGGGGCAGCAATAGAAAAATTGAAAGAGCAGGATGTGGATTTGATAATATTGGATATAATGATGCCTGGCCAAGATGGTCTGCATACCTGCCTTGAAATTAGAAAAGAGAAAAAGATACCCATAATAATGCTTTCTGCAAAAGATGATCCAAGCAGTAAAATATTAGGTCTTGATATTGGGGCTGATGACTATATGACCAAGCCTTTCAACCCACTGGAGCTGGTGGCCAGGGTAAGATCCCAAATCAGAAGATATTCGGAATTCAATGGGGAAAGTACTCAGAACAAAAGTAAAATTATTATAGACGATCTACTTATAGATAATGAATCCCATCAGGTATATGTAGGAGGAAATCCAGTGGAACTTACTCCCATTGAATTTTCTATTTTGAAGGTGCTTGCAGAGAACAGGGGAAGGGTACTCAGTACAGAGATCATATATGAAAATGTATGGAATGAACCTTTTTACAATTCCAAGAATACTGTGGCAGTTCATATAAGAAACATAAGAGGAAAAATAGAGATAAATCCGGAAAAGCCAGAATACATAAAAGTGGTCTGGGGAGTAGGCTATAGAATTGATAAATAG